One genomic window of Diospyros lotus cultivar Yz01 chromosome 8, ASM1463336v1, whole genome shotgun sequence includes the following:
- the LOC127807325 gene encoding protein SUPPRESSOR OF QUENCHING 1, chloroplastic-like isoform X1 — protein sequence MCQLVRCIDVTTTLSEDTLKRAAPSLIRQEIRSISLDDIISGGSVSNNEKMQGPQLGNSSAQMSPPPLKDRRESGSFPDINSSNDAAFSIGGVLVEIF from the exons atgtgCCAACTAGTGAG ATGTATAGACGTGACAACAACATTGTCAGAAGACACTCTAAAAAGGGCTGCTCCATCACTTATCAGACAGGAGATACGGAGTATTTCACTTGATGACATAATTAGTGGTGGCTCTGTTTCAAATA ACGAGAAGATGCAGGGACCCCAACTTGGTAATTCCTCTGCTCAAATGTCTCCACCACCTCTCAAGGATAGGAGAGAGAGTGGGTCATTCCCAGATATAAATTCTTCAAATGATGCAGCCTTCTCAATTGGAGG GGTTCTTGTTGAGATATTTTAA
- the LOC127807325 gene encoding protein SUPPRESSOR OF QUENCHING 1, chloroplastic-like isoform X2, whose translation MCQLVRCIDVTTTLSEDTLKRAAPSLIRQEIRSISLDDIISGGSVSNNEKMQGPQLGNSSAQMSPPPLKDRRESGSFPDINSSNDAAFSIGGQCNMRL comes from the exons atgtgCCAACTAGTGAG ATGTATAGACGTGACAACAACATTGTCAGAAGACACTCTAAAAAGGGCTGCTCCATCACTTATCAGACAGGAGATACGGAGTATTTCACTTGATGACATAATTAGTGGTGGCTCTGTTTCAAATA ACGAGAAGATGCAGGGACCCCAACTTGGTAATTCCTCTGCTCAAATGTCTCCACCACCTCTCAAGGATAGGAGAGAGAGTGGGTCATTCCCAGATATAAATTCTTCAAATGATGCAGCCTTCTCAATTGGAGG GCAATGCAATATGCGTCTCTAA